A DNA window from Chryseobacterium sp. MEBOG06 contains the following coding sequences:
- a CDS encoding polymorphic toxin-type HINT domain-containing protein, producing MLEQRTGVYNNPYKFNVKELDKETGLYYGARYYNPRASIWYGVDPLAVYNPAMETQFYGEGQHNGGVFYWGNLNPYIYTYQNPIRYVDPNGKQTLSYNIYGDNPQTRSQVAGEYLELSKNINMASFALVDTFITRGLGTKIMIAYASGEAAHSMQMQTHWRDRGNESQAKKYEQEGAEATKELFIFGGVSAVGSIAKKLFVKIECFVKGTLIHTLEGYTEIEKIKIGDKVWSYNESTNKNELKKVLSISENITFEIIEIKAGSIKIECTLEHPFYVDGNWVEAKDLKIGNSLVKKDGQLIEITSVTKQNRTENVYNFEVEGNHNYYISDFAILVHNNCDFPMKSSNFGDKLNISYFKDDKLKKLSNKDLSDVINKFETSIKSRTDEAAYFQRTGRGNARDARGHATRISMEKDYLQKLQNEVLRRNK from the coding sequence ATGCTGGAGCAAAGAACGGGAGTATATAATAATCCATATAAGTTCAATGTAAAAGAACTGGATAAGGAAACCGGATTGTATTATGGAGCAAGGTATTATAACCCGAGAGCGAGTATCTGGTATGGGGTAGACCCGCTGGCAGTTTACAACCCTGCAATGGAGACTCAGTTTTACGGTGAAGGACAACATAATGGAGGAGTATTTTATTGGGGTAACCTAAATCCTTATATTTATACATATCAGAATCCTATTAGGTATGTTGATCCTAATGGGAAACAAACACTAAGCTATAATATTTATGGAGATAATCCTCAAACAAGATCTCAGGTTGCTGGTGAATATCTAGAATTGTCTAAAAATATCAATATGGCTTCCTTTGCTTTGGTAGACACATTTATTACCAGAGGTTTGGGAACTAAGATTATGATTGCTTACGCTAGTGGAGAAGCTGCTCATAGTATGCAAATGCAGACTCACTGGCGAGATCGAGGTAATGAGTCTCAGGCAAAAAAATATGAACAGGAAGGAGCAGAAGCTACTAAAGAATTATTTATTTTTGGAGGTGTATCGGCTGTAGGTAGTATTGCTAAAAAATTATTTGTAAAAATTGAGTGTTTTGTAAAAGGAACATTAATACATACCCTTGAAGGATATACTGAAATTGAGAAAATAAAGATAGGTGATAAAGTTTGGTCTTATAACGAATCAACAAATAAGAATGAGCTTAAAAAAGTATTATCAATTTCGGAAAATATCACTTTTGAGATTATTGAGATTAAAGCAGGAAGTATAAAGATTGAGTGTACACTAGAGCATCCTTTTTATGTAGATGGAAATTGGGTTGAAGCTAAAGATCTGAAAATTGGAAATAGTTTAGTTAAGAAGGATGGTCAATTAATAGAAATTACTTCTGTAACTAAGCAAAATAGAACTGAAAATGTTTATAATTTTGAAGTTGAAGGAAATCATAATTATTATATTTCTGACTTTGCAATTTTAGTTCATAACAACTGTGATTTTCCAATGAAATCCTCAAATTTTGGAGATAAACTTAATATATCTTATTTTAAAGATGATAAACTTAAAAAATTATCCAATAAAGATTTATCTGATGTAATTAATAAATTTGAAACAAGTATAAAAAGTAGAACTGATGAAGCAGCTTATTTTCAGAGAACAGGAAGAGGGAATGCTAGAGATGCAAGAGGACATGCCACTAGAATAAGTATGGAGAAAGATTACTTACAAAAATTACAAAATGAAGTATTGAGAAGAAATAAATAA
- a CDS encoding RHS repeat domain-containing protein — protein sequence MGNRRFYVSVNILISGFVTNSSGQSTQFFLNLPFGETMLEQRTGVYNNPYKFNTKELDKETGLYYYGARYYNPRASIWYGVEPLAVYNPAMETQFYGDGQHNGGVYFWGNLNPYIYTYQNPIKYIDPNGKQVDAIKRTQSYSLKAKTPEANFRMNPNSQQFSIDQTKQIKNIPAKFMLGVGAENTVVTGGALEQVKNARSVIKTQELLLKQAFSDGKFKKGETQGAWFDIGTIPGANFSRIATNSLGDLLGGKSFDDNEFFQGENVLGSFWMTMRMNDDGKNVTLSVFDTKSVGSLTDGLLKRQDNKSSARKPFSKTYQAYIWQKSLKDVAIEAYKPSKHK from the coding sequence TTGGGAAATAGAAGATTTTATGTTAGTGTCAACATCCTAATTTCCGGCTTTGTTACCAATTCCAGCGGTCAGAGTACACAATTTTTCTTAAATTTACCATTCGGGGAAACGATGCTGGAGCAAAGAACGGGAGTATATAATAATCCATATAAGTTCAATACCAAAGAACTGGATAAAGAAACCGGATTATATTATTATGGAGCAAGGTATTATAACCCGAGAGCGAGTATCTGGTATGGTGTTGAACCGTTGGCAGTTTACAACCCTGCAATGGAGACTCAGTTTTATGGAGATGGACAGCATAATGGAGGAGTATACTTCTGGGGGAATCTTAACCCTTATATTTATACCTATCAGAATCCTATAAAGTACATAGATCCAAATGGAAAGCAGGTGGATGCTATAAAAAGAACACAATCATACTCTTTAAAAGCAAAAACACCTGAAGCTAATTTTAGAATGAATCCTAATTCTCAGCAATTTAGTATTGATCAAACAAAACAGATAAAAAATATTCCCGCTAAGTTTATGCTTGGAGTTGGAGCGGAAAATACTGTGGTAACCGGAGGAGCATTAGAGCAAGTAAAAAATGCTCGATCGGTAATTAAAACTCAAGAACTATTATTAAAACAAGCCTTTTCGGATGGGAAATTTAAAAAAGGGGAAACTCAAGGAGCTTGGTTTGATATTGGGACTATTCCAGGTGCTAATTTTTCTCGGATAGCCACCAACTCTTTAGGTGATTTATTAGGAGGTAAAAGTTTTGATGATAACGAGTTCTTCCAAGGAGAAAATGTATTAGGAAGTTTTTGGATGACAATGAGGATGAATGATGATGGGAAAAATGTAACGCTTTCTGTTTTTGATACAAAGTCAGTCGGATCTCTTACCGATGGACTTTTAAAAAGACAAGACAATAAAAGTTCTGCTAGAAAACCTTTTTCAAAAACTTATCAAGCCTATATATGGCAAAAATCGTTAAAAGATGTGGCAATAGAAGCATATAAACCAAGTAAACATAAATAA
- a CDS encoding thermonuclease family protein: MKRLMLLYVLFPVFLFSQTTGKVIKISDGDTITLLLEGNQQKKIRLAEVDCPESGQPFGKNAKQFTSAQVFGKTVSVVETSTDRYGRSIAKVYYDNGKYLSKELIKAGLGWWYFSYSKDASLGKLQENAKNAKIGLWKDIHAMAPWEYRKMKRELRKKKYETAKNEIKAKGVS; this comes from the coding sequence ATGAAACGATTAATGCTGCTGTACGTACTTTTCCCTGTATTCCTATTCTCACAGACTACCGGAAAAGTGATCAAAATTTCAGACGGAGATACCATTACTTTACTGCTAGAAGGCAACCAGCAAAAAAAGATCAGACTTGCAGAAGTAGATTGCCCTGAAAGCGGACAGCCATTCGGGAAAAATGCCAAGCAGTTTACGTCTGCTCAGGTATTTGGAAAAACAGTCAGTGTTGTAGAGACGAGCACGGACCGCTATGGACGTTCCATTGCTAAAGTATACTATGATAATGGTAAATACCTTTCAAAAGAGCTTATAAAAGCAGGATTAGGATGGTGGTATTTCTCCTATTCCAAAGATGCTTCATTAGGAAAACTACAGGAAAATGCGAAGAATGCAAAGATAGGTCTATGGAAGGATATCCATGCAATGGCTCCGTGGGAATACCGGAAAATGAAGCGGGAACTTAGAAAGAAAAAATACGAAACCGCTAAAAACGAAATAAAAGCAAAAGGAGTGTCATAA
- a CDS encoding ABC transporter permease — protein MTNTNTFFRAFSSEQYKLSKNKEIFGILLIPVLIIVAIDLYIAYDTITSGTDAAEGTINPWKMSLGRTVFMFFYLLFPILVSLFVHACCDVEYKNNNYKILFTLPVSKAKIFFSKALFILITVFFSVLLSYLTFLLSGWVLSMGFPDLGFQNYDFREVLFYIFLKFFITLSAIAMVQLALSLMFKNFIYPIGFGVFMLLFSTIIQQKPFADFLVYTGGYRSLEGLLNENIVFERLDYFNILAIFIGIAVSFYLFVKKKGG, from the coding sequence ATGACTAATACCAATACTTTTTTTAGGGCTTTTTCTTCTGAGCAGTATAAGCTTTCCAAAAACAAAGAAATCTTCGGCATACTGCTGATTCCTGTTCTTATTATCGTTGCGATTGACCTGTACATCGCCTATGACACCATCACTTCCGGTACCGATGCCGCAGAGGGAACAATCAATCCGTGGAAAATGTCATTGGGACGCACGGTATTTATGTTTTTTTACCTGCTCTTCCCAATTCTCGTTTCTCTTTTTGTACATGCGTGCTGTGATGTGGAGTATAAGAATAATAATTATAAAATCCTTTTCACACTACCGGTTTCAAAGGCTAAGATATTTTTTTCGAAGGCTTTGTTTATTCTGATAACCGTTTTTTTTTCTGTACTACTGTCTTATCTGACTTTTCTTCTGAGTGGCTGGGTTTTAAGTATGGGTTTTCCGGATCTGGGTTTTCAGAATTATGATTTTAGAGAAGTTCTATTTTATATTTTCCTAAAATTTTTTATCACTCTTTCTGCAATTGCTATGGTACAGCTGGCGCTGAGCCTTATGTTCAAGAATTTTATTTACCCTATCGGGTTTGGGGTATTTATGCTTCTTTTCTCAACTATTATCCAACAGAAACCATTTGCTGATTTCCTGGTTTATACCGGAGGCTATCGATCGCTGGAAGGTTTACTGAACGAGAATATTGTTTTTGAAAGACTTGATTATTTTAATATTCTGGCCATTTTTATAGGGATAGCCGTAAGCTTTTATCTGTTTGTGAAAAAGAAAGGAGGCTGA
- a CDS encoding ABC transporter ATP-binding protein: protein MDSITTHDLSYTIGSKTILKNINLNIPEGSIYGYLGRNGAGKSTTIKLLLGLLEANGDKIFIQNKSLKHSRTEILANTGNLIESPCFYTKLTVSENLKYLDIIYGKGSKRIDEVLELVDLHKEKKKKASALSMGMKQRLGIAMAIFHDPKILILDEPLNGLDPQGIFEMRKLFQYLNEQGKTIFLSSHILSELEKTATHIGIIEGGEMIFQGTKNELLGKVERDIMLKIDHADKALAILQGSFSATLNSPNKISVKINDDKDFNLLLKNLIQNGIEIYDTESQNTNLEQIFINLISKKHD from the coding sequence ATGGATAGCATTACTACTCACGATCTCAGCTATACGATCGGTTCTAAGACCATTTTAAAGAATATCAATCTCAATATTCCGGAAGGTAGTATTTATGGTTATCTGGGAAGAAACGGGGCCGGAAAGTCAACGACGATCAAGCTCCTTCTGGGGCTTTTGGAAGCGAATGGTGACAAGATTTTTATTCAAAATAAAAGTTTAAAGCATAGCCGCACAGAGATTCTCGCCAACACGGGGAATCTGATTGAATCTCCCTGTTTTTATACAAAACTGACTGTTTCTGAAAACCTGAAATATCTGGACATCATCTATGGTAAAGGTAGTAAAAGAATTGATGAGGTTCTGGAGCTGGTAGATCTGCATAAAGAGAAAAAAAAGAAAGCAAGCGCCCTGTCTATGGGAATGAAACAACGTCTGGGAATTGCCATGGCCATTTTTCATGATCCGAAAATTCTGATTTTGGATGAACCTCTCAACGGACTGGATCCACAGGGAATTTTTGAAATGAGAAAACTTTTCCAGTATCTGAATGAACAGGGAAAAACAATTTTTCTTTCAAGCCATATTCTGAGTGAACTTGAAAAAACAGCTACCCACATCGGAATTATTGAGGGAGGTGAGATGATTTTTCAGGGAACAAAGAATGAACTCCTTGGTAAAGTAGAAAGAGATATTATGCTGAAAATTGATCATGCTGATAAAGCACTGGCAATATTGCAGGGATCTTTTTCCGCTACTTTAAACAGTCCGAATAAGATATCTGTAAAGATCAATGATGATAAAGATTTCAATCTGCTGTTAAAAAATCTGATCCAAAACGGAATTGAGATCTATGATACGGAATCTCAAAATACCAATCTTGAGCAGATCTTCATTAATTTAATTTCTAAAAAACATGACTAA